The sequence TTGTCTCTCCCGTGGCCGGAAAGCTGATCGAGCGCATCGGTTATATTCGCGGCATTATCGTCGGGTTGTGTACCATCGCCCTGGGTTGTGGTTTGTTTTATCCAGCAGCAGAAGTGGCAGTCTATGGCCTGTTTTTGCTGGGACTTTTTATCCTTGCTGCCGGTGTGACCATATTGCAGGTTTCGGCCAACCCCTATGTGTCTATCCTCGGGCCGGAGCGCACCGCCGCCAGCCGCCTGAATCTGGCTCAGGCCATCAATTCTCTGGGCCATACCCTGGCCCCATTGTTCGGTGCAGCGCTGATTTTTGGCGCGGTGGAATCGGAGCAAATCACCGCCAAGTCTGTGCAGTTGCCCTATCTGTTGATAGCGGGCGTGATGCTGCTGACGGCTTTGAGTTTTAAGTTTCTTAAACTGCCGGTGATTGAGTCTCAGGATGAGCATACTGCACAGCAAGGCGACAGTATCTGGCAACAAAAAGCGCTGGTGTTCGGCACCCTGGCGATCTTTTTATACGTGGGCGCCGAGGTGACTATCGGCAGCTTTCTGGTCAACTATTTTGGTCAGCCTCATATCGGTGGCTTAAGTGAACACCAGGCCAGCCAGATGGTCTCCTACTACTGGGGCGGCGCCATGATTGGACGCTTTGTGGGGGCGGCGCTTACCCGCTTTGTTGCGCCTATTTATGTACTGGCGTTTAACAGCATCATGGCGATTGTGTTGTTGCTGGTATCCATTAACAGCAGTGGCGCGCTGGCGATGTGGTCAGTGATCGCTGTCGGCTTTTTTAACTCTATCATGTTTCCCACTATCTTTACCCTCGCCATTCGCGGGCTGGGGCCGCTTACCAGTCGTGGTTCCGGGCTGCTTTGCCAGGCCATTGTCGGCGGTGCCATTCTGCCCCTGATTCAGGGGTTGGTGGCTGATGGTACCTCGGTACAGTTCAGTTTTGTGGTACCCATGCTGGCTTACATTTATATCGGCTGGTATGCACTGGTCGGCTCCAAACGCCCTGCAGCACAACAGGAGGTACCGGTAAGCTTATGAAACCCAACCCCATGAAAGCCGTTATCTGCTTTGGCGAAGCGCTGATTGATTTTCTGAATTTTAACCAGTCTCAACAAGGGCCACTGACGTTACCGGAGTTTCGCCAGTATCCTGGCGGCGCACCGGCAAATGCCGCGGTGGCAGTAGCCAAACTGGGCGGCAATGCCCGCTTTGTTGGCCAGGTTGGCCAGGATGCCTTCGGTGACTTTCTGATTCAGGCCATGGCGGCCTACGGTGTAGACACCTCACTGGTTTTTCAACATGCCAGTGCCAGAACGGCTCTGGCCTTTGTGATGCTGGACGAACAGGGCGAACGCAGCTTCTCCTTCTACCGCGATCAAACCGCCGATGTGCTGTTTAATCAGCAACAATGTGACCCTGACTGGTTTGATAACAACAGTATTTTGCATCTGTGCAGCAACACCCTGACCACAGAAGCCATAGCCGATTGCTCAGA comes from Lacimicrobium alkaliphilum and encodes:
- a CDS encoding sugar MFS transporter translates to MATIPPQSPGRQGQQSHTHFAFAAMTTLFFIWGFITALNDILIPHLKATFSLSYTQAMLVQFCFFGAYFIVSPVAGKLIERIGYIRGIIVGLCTIALGCGLFYPAAEVAVYGLFLLGLFILAAGVTILQVSANPYVSILGPERTAASRLNLAQAINSLGHTLAPLFGAALIFGAVESEQITAKSVQLPYLLIAGVMLLTALSFKFLKLPVIESQDEHTAQQGDSIWQQKALVFGTLAIFLYVGAEVTIGSFLVNYFGQPHIGGLSEHQASQMVSYYWGGAMIGRFVGAALTRFVAPIYVLAFNSIMAIVLLLVSINSSGALAMWSVIAVGFFNSIMFPTIFTLAIRGLGPLTSRGSGLLCQAIVGGAILPLIQGLVADGTSVQFSFVVPMLAYIYIGWYALVGSKRPAAQQEVPVSL